Proteins encoded by one window of Esox lucius isolate fEsoLuc1 chromosome 4, fEsoLuc1.pri, whole genome shotgun sequence:
- the upf3b gene encoding regulator of nonsense transcripts 3B, translating into MKEDKENTRPREKRMEIKSEDGEKTEKPKPEKKEAMTKIVIRRLPPSITKEELEEQLQPLPEVDYLEFFSNDSSMYPHVFARAYINFKNQEDIVLFRDRFDGYVFIDNKGQEYPAIVEFAPFQKIAKKRSKKKDAKSGTIDEDADYKKFLEIYNGDDEKFTSTPETLLEEIEAKTKELVAKKTTPLLDFLKNKQRMREEKKEERRRRELERKRLRDEERRKWREEDRRKRKEAEKFKKGDKPADKDKDQAKEEPKIKLLRKPDRDDLDVENPKEKSKKPEKDKMKEDRAPGIPDLKKRQNHETREDRGSRKADEDGHRDSHRDGHKDFRERDVERNRDRDRERDRERERRQKEKERIRRQDEDRRRRRERHDGENTYRKREEEWKKEKGERVWEKKKAENAVDSASHTSCHTDRPKKSEETLREEKAKRDRLRNKDRPAIQLYQPGARNRGARGGGAGGGGGESYAADRKSESETKRSQEKGDE; encoded by the exons ATGAAGGAAGACAAGGAAAACACTCGTCCGAGAGAGAAAAGAATGGAGATAAAAAGCGAAGACGGTGAAAAAACAGAGAAGCCAAAGCCGGAGAAGAAAGAAGCAATGACTAAG ATTGTAATCCGACGTCTGCCTCCCAGTATAACTAAGGAGGAACTGGAGGAACAATTGCAGCCACTTCCAGAAGTGGACTACCTCGAGTTTTTCTCCAATGACAGCAG TATGTACCCCCATGTGTTCGCCAGAGCATACATCAACTTCAAGAATCAGGAAGATATTGTCCTTTTCAGAGACCGGTTTGATGGATATGTGTTTATTGATAATAAAG GGCAAGAGTATCCAGCAATTGTTGAATTCGCTCCTTTTCAAAAGATTGCCAAAAAAAGGAGTAAGAAAAAGGATGCCAAAAGTGGAACAATAGACGAAG atgcTGACTACAAAAAGTTTCTGGAGATTTACAATGGTGATGATGAAAAGTTTACATCCACCCCTGAGACTCTACTGGAAGAAATAGAGGCAAAAACAAAGGAATTAGTAG CTAAGAAAACAACTCCCCTCTTGGACTTCTTGAAGAATAAACAG AGAATGCgtgaggaaaagaaagaggaaaggaggagacgAGAGCTCGAGCGCAAGCGCCTGCGGGACGAGGAGCGTCGGAAGTGgagggaggaggacaggaggaagCGCAAAGAAGCAGAGAAGTTCAAGAAAGGAGATAAACCTGCAGACAAAGATAAAGATCAAGCCAAGGAGGAGCCAAAAATCAAG CTCCTGAGAAAACCAGACAGAGATGACCTGGATGTGGAAAACCCTAAAGAGAAGTCAAAGAAACCTGAGAAGGACAAGATGAAGGAGGACAGAGCTCCAGGGATTCCTGATCTTAAGAAGCGTCAAAACCATGAAACCAGAGAGGATAGAGGGTCCCGAAA AGCTGACGAAGATGGACACCGGGACAGTCACAGAGATGGACACAAGGATTTCAGGGAGCGGGATGTGGAACGAAACAGGGACAGGGACCGCGAACGAGACCGGGAGAGGGAGCGGCGGCAGAAAGAGAAGGAGCGCATCAGACGTCAAGACGAGGATCGGCGGAGGAGAAGAGAACGGCACGACGGGGAGAACACCTACAGGAAGCGAGAAGAGGAATGGAAAAAGGAGAAAGGAGAACGCGTCTGGGAAAAGAAAAAGGCTGAAAATGCCGTGGACTCAGCAAGCCATACTTCTTGCCACACCGATAGGCCTAAAAAGTCTGAAGAAACTCTGAGGGAAGAAAAAGCTAAGAGAGATCGTTTAAGAAACAAG GATCGGCCCGCCATTCAGCTTTACCAACCAGGTGCCAGGAACAGAGGAGCTCGAGGAGGAGGTGCTGGTGGCGGAGGTGGAGAATCTTATGCTGCCGACAGAAAGTCAGAGAGCGAAACCAAGAGATCCCAAGAGAAGGgagatgaataa
- the sowahd gene encoding ankyrin repeat domain-containing protein SOWAHD, translating into MFNISVHEQSENSASHLQLLQGGGALEPGFEPKNNNGQDSHVKRCEQTNVFDRLSRVGVRAFSSAYASARRSRLQRQPEVCETSSSEPQRLLVDAPDRASITPAMRKRYLKELLLSNSSGGFASVVSSNGSCASPGDFYEEDEVLVLSPMEHEWMLDVVDGNYETIIKYLSEDSSLLTRKDFVSGFTVLHWLAKNGRDEILLKLLRHAEKEGIFVDVNLKGSGGLTPLHVAAIHSQFMVIKILVGAFGAKIDAMDYSGRRAWQYLKGNAPKEMRELLGTWDDEHFSVGHLNTNNNRTCSSTVSKSESIVDERDQPVYCDRTWRNGSWRGSLKNLWSPFLTLLNKS; encoded by the coding sequence ATGTTTAACATCAGCGTCCATGAGCAGAGTGAAAACTCTGCTTCACATTTACAGCTTCTGCAAGGCGGAGGCGCATTGGAGCCTGGATTCGAACCAAAAAACAATAATGGACAAGACTCCCACGTTAAGCGTTGTGAACAGACTAACGTATTTGACCGCTTGTCAAGAGTTGGTGTGCGGGCATTCTCTTCTGCTTATGCTTCGGCACGAAGATCAAGGTTGCAGAGACAGCCAGAGGTGTGCGAGACCAGCAGTAGCGAACCTCAGAGGCTGTTAGTGGACGCACCCGACAGAGCCTCGATCACGCCCGCCATGCgtaaaagatatttgaaggaaTTATTATTGAGCAACTCGTCGGGTGGATTTGCTAGTGTAGTGTCTTCAAACGGTTCCTGTGCATCTCCAGGGGACTTTTACGAGGAGGATGAAGTTTTGGTACTGAGCCCTATGGAACACGAATGGATGTTGGATGTTGTAGATGGAAACTATGAAACCATCATTAAATATCTTTCAGAGGATTCTAGTCTACTAACCAGGAAGGATTTTGTCAGTGGGTTTACAGTTTTACACTGGTTAGCCAAAAATGGCCGAGATGAGATTTTGTTAAAGTTGTTGAGACATGCTGAAAAGGAAGGGATTTTTGTCGATGTGAATTTAAAGGGTAGTGGGGGGCTCACACCTCTCCATGTAGCTGCAATACATAGTCAGTTTATGGTAATAAAAATTCTAGTCGGTGCTTTCGGTGCCAAAATCGATGCCATGGACTACAGTGGAAGGAGAGCATGGCAATACCTTAAGGGCAACGCCCCAAAGGAGATGAGGGAACTTCTTGGTACTTGGGACGACGAGCACTTTAGTGTGGGTCACCTGAACACTAATAACAACCGTACCTGCAGTTCCACGGTATCCAAGTCAGAATCAATAGTGGACGAGAGAGACCAGCCAGTGTACTGTGATCGGACGTGGAGGAATGGCAGCTGGCGCGGGTCATTAAAAAATCTGTGGTCACCATTTTTGACGCTTTTGAATAAAAGTTAA
- the rpl39 gene encoding 60S ribosomal protein L39, whose amino-acid sequence MQCGKDSLDGAVGPQHQHFLTLIGWDCIHHYRLPSLFLFGLRHCGERIVDKMSSHKTFRIKRFLAKKQKQNRPIPQWIRMKTGNKIRYNSKRRHWRRTKLGL is encoded by the exons ATGCAATGCGGGAAGGATTCACTTGATGGCGCTGTGGGCCCGCAGCACCAGCATTTTCTCACTCTGATTGGTTGGGATTGCATACATCACTACCgcctcccctccctctttctcttcggCCTCCGCCATTGTGGGGAAAGGATTGTAGACAAAATG TCGTCCCACAAAACTTTCAGGATCAAGCGCTTTCTCGCCAAGAAACAAAAGCAGAACAGGCCAATCCCACAGTGGATCAGAATGAAGACTGGCAACAAGATCAG GTACAACTCCAAGAGAAGACACTGGAGGAGGACCAAGCTGGGCTTGTAA
- the ndufa1 gene encoding NADH dehydrogenase [ubiquinone] 1 alpha subcomplex subunit 1: MWYEILPCLGVMTACLIIPGIATAQIHKWTNGGKEKRIARVPYQWYLMERDKRVSGENCYHKSKGLENIN; encoded by the exons ATGTGGTACGAAATCCTCCCCTGTCTCGGCGTTATGACCGCTTGTCTCATCATTCCTGGGATTGCAACTGCACAGATTCACAAATGGACTAATGGGGGGAAG GAAAAGAGAATAGCCCGGGTTCCGTACCAGTGGTATTtgatggagagagacaaacgAGTGTCAGGAGAGAATTGTTATCACAAATCGAAG GGTCTTGAGAACATCAACTGA
- the pttg1 gene encoding PTTG1 regulator of sister chromatid separation, securin (The RefSeq protein has 3 substitutions compared to this genomic sequence): MASINFSERENATLLTPALKMRQRLTSAQGNFLKTPLTGKKLNAPRQSGRKALGAVNKLSSAPAVNGKEKNKLLETQDTKVKTLPTKAEEYPDIEKFIPYDPLEFEKYVFPEDAVCLSDLALPGLVHLPRVHCFPEEDSDVFLSYMPMSPLKDLQHSDLDNKEYDPFLQTISEMTIEMPPVMDE, from the exons ATGGCTTCAATAAACTTCTCAGAAAGAGAAAATGCCACTCTTCTTACACCTGCGCTGAAAATGCGCCAGCGGCTGACATCGGCGCAAG GAAACTTCTTGAAGACCCCGTTGACAGGAAAAAAGTTGAATGCTCCAGGGCAGTCAGGTCGCAAGGCTTTGGGGGCAGTGAACAAGCTATCCTCAGCGCCAGCTGTGAATGGCAAAGAGAAGAACAAACTTCTTGAGACACAG GACACTAAAGTAAAAACCCTCCCAACAAAAGCAGAAGAATACCCAGATATTGAGAAGTTTATCCCATATGACCCTCTTG AGTTTGAGAAGTATGTATTCCCAGAGGATGTGGTTTGTCTGAGTGATCTTGCCCTGCCAGGACTGGTACATCTCCCCCGAGTGCATTGTTTTCCTGAAGAGGACTCTGATGTGTTTCTGTCATACATGCCCATGTCTCCATTGAAGGATCTGCAACACTCAG ACCTCGACAATAAAGAATACGATGCCTTTCTTCAAACCATCAGCGAAATGACCATTGAAATGCCTCCAGTCATGGATGAATGA
- the zbtb33 gene encoding transcriptional regulator Kaiso translates to MSGLKLISATDTQYSGTLLKSMDQQRNSGLFCDVTIVIQDRKFQAHKNILSASSTYFHQLLSVAGQVVELNFVKVEIFEEILNYIYSSKIVRVRSDMLEELITAGKTLGVKFIANLGVPLSQVKGLPGLSKDTENNDLSSVDKSSAEPTGMMPIITESFSLSAEEFNQNEKSADNEKDSDDDDIMFVSKTDAVDKCKPSEIIDLDGPDTEEDSVKEQQGNAGPALITDQENTVKMSPHLKNSSQTQQSQSLQSSTTVSPKTSSNIQPPPARVSFCSLPATPARIVTQTPETNSTSLPSENQEIVGIHKKQVTLTQRGDFKIKLSDVSSCGGFINEAGINIPQTAATAKKTITLDKASEIDSLSPGCKVYANIGENTYDIVPMKDDPGEGVSKNSKGGKRSLMATPLQPFNTSKMAQGISNKKKAKMEQEDHYELIMDGKTFFVCVVCKRPYVCLTSLRRHFNTHSWEKKYPCHYCDKVFALAEYRTKHEIHHTGERRYQCLLCNEMFLNYQLLSTHCKQAHNQDPSGRKQKDDTDNNLYRLLPCKTVQFKPYSYETEDSNSGGVPIIQEDGSIQHVIPDRGHLASPVQLQSTQGKMLNWDDIFVEPEAQPRPSPHVPRPGGHPAQPPPSSLEFEFVIPETY, encoded by the coding sequence ATGTCGGGCTTAAAGCTTATCTCTGCAACTGACACTCAGTATTCAGGAACATTGCTGAAGTCAATGGATCAACAGCGAAACAGTGGATTGTTCTGTGATGTCACCATAGTTATACAAGACCGCAAATTTCAAGCACATAAAAATATACTGTCGGCATCAAGTACTTACTTTCACCAACTCTTGTCAGTGGCTGGACAGGTTGTGGAATTAAATTTTGTCAAGGTGGAAATCTTTGAGGAGAtcctgaattacatttatagttCCAAGATTGTACGTGTTCGCTCTGATATGCTGGAAGAGCTCATCACCGCTGGGAAGACGTTGGGGGTGAAGTTCATTGCTAATCTAGGAGTACCGTTGTCGCAAGTCAAGGGCCTACCTGGTCTGTCCAAAGACACCGAAAACAATGACTTGAGCTCTGTGGATAAAAGCAGTGCGGAGCCAACAGGGATGATGCCCATAATCACAGAGTCCTTTTCATTGTCAGCAGAGGAGTTCAACCAGAACGAAAAAAGTGCAGACAATGAGAAGGACTCGGACGACGATGACATTATGTTTGTATCCAAAACCGATGCCGTTGACAAATGTAAGCCCTCTGAAATCATTGATTTGGACGGACCTGATACAGAGGAAGACTCAGTGAAGGAGCAGCAGGGAAACGCCGGTCCTGCTTTGATAACAGACCAAGAGAACACGGTCAAAATGTCTCCGCACCTTAAGAATTCCTCCCAGACACAGCAATCTCAGAGTCTTCAGAGCAGCACAACGGTGTCGCCCAAAACAAGCTCCAATATTCAGCCTCCACCCGCTAGAGTTTCCTTTTGCAGCTTGCCTGCCACACCGGCCAGAATTGTTACCCAAACCCCCGAAACTAACAGCACCTCCCTGCCCTCAGAAAACCAAGAGATAGTAGGGATACACAAGAAGCAGGTCACACTAACTCAAAGGGGCGACTTTAAAATCAAGCTCTCGGACGTCAGTTCGTGCGGGGGATTCATCAACGAGGCAGGCATCAACATTCCCCAAACGGCGGCAACAGCGAAAAAGACGATAACTTTAGACAAGGCATCCGAGATCGACTCGCTTTCTCCGGGCTGCAAGGTGTACGCGAACATCGGGGAGAACACGTATGACATTGTCCCAATGAAGGACGACCCCGGGGAGGGAGTTTCTAAAAACAGCAAAGGGGGAAAGCGGTCCCTTATGGCCACCCCTCTCCAACCTTTCAACACCTCTAAAATGGCCCAGGGCATCTCCAACAAGAAGAAAGCCAAAATGGAGCAGGAAGACCACTACGAGCTCATCATGGATGGGAAGAccttctttgtgtgtgtggtctgcAAGCGTCCCTACGTCTGCCTGACGAGTCTCCGGCGCCACTTCAACACCCACTCCTGGGAGAAGAAGTACCCGTGCCACTACTGCGACAAGGTTTTCGCCCTGGCCGAGTACCGGACAAAACACGAGATCCACCACACGGGTGAGCGGCGGTACCAGTGCCTGCTGTGCAACGAGATGTTCCTCAACTACCAGCTGCTGTCGACTCACTGCAAGCAGGCGCACAACCAGGACCCGTCCGGTAGGAAACAGAAGGATGACACGGACAACAACTTGTACCGCCTGCTCCCGTGCAAAACAGTGCAGTTCAAGCCCTACTCGTACGAGACGGAGGACTCCAACTCTGGAGGGGTCCCCATTATCCAGGAAGATGGGAGCATCCAGCATGTTATCCCCGACAGAGGGCACCTGGCCAGCCCAGTACAATTACAATCCACCCAGGGTAAGATGTTGAACTGGGATGACATCTTTGTGGAGCCTGAAGCCCAGCCTCGACCGAGCCCTCATGTTCCCCGACCAGGTGGCCATCCCGCCCAACCCCCGCCAAGCTCGTTGGAATTTGAGTTTGTCATACCGGAGACGTACTGA
- the nkap gene encoding NF-kappa-B-activating protein gives MPLSDQEPRSPRRRRRSRSRSRSRDSSPVFGPMPKTTKYEEEHKPPRMSEREKEMRERNAKRFRTENPRSRSRSRERHNNHSWSDQRGGGDGRYGGGGGRNDYYERDDAQRQRQEAFISRRLQERERIGELGSPEVWGYSPRVMAPDSDEHTPVEEDVKNSSSDSSSSDDKKKKKKKKKSKKKKTKKHSDDSESESDSGDEDMKKKKKRKKSKKSKKSKKKKAKKNRKQSVSDSSSEGSEEEDANGDQWVERTCIDEHMVGPEAPLTHLSQDDKPLDFGHALLPGEGAAMAEYVKAGKRIPRRGEIGLTSDEIATFEMSGFVMSGSRHRRMEAVRLRKENQIYSADEKRALASFNQEERRKRESKILSSFREMVYRKTKGKEEK, from the exons ATGCCTCTGTCGGATCAAGAACCGAGAAGCCCCAGAAGACGACGAAGGAGTCGATCTCGGAGTCGATCTCGCGACTCCAGTCCAGTCTTTGGTCCCATGCCGAAGACGACCAAATATGAAGAAGAACATAAACCTCCTCGAATGTccgaaagggagaaagaaatgagagagagaaatgccAAAAGGTTTCGTACGGAAAACCCCCGCAGTCGTTCCAGGTCTCGAGAAAggcacaacaaccacagctggtCCGATCAGCGTGGTGGCGGTGATGGAAGATATGGAGGTGGTGGCGGCAGGAATGACTACTACGAACGGGATGATGCTCAACGCCAGAGGCAAGAGGCATTCATCTCCAG ACGGctgcaagagagggagagaattgGTGAACTTGGATCACCTGAGGTCTGGGGTTATTCACCAAGAGTAATGGCACCAGA CTCTGATGAACACACGCCAGTGGAAGAGGATGTGAaaaacagcagctcagattcaAGTTCATCAG ATgataagaagaagaaaaagaagaagaagaaatccaaaaagaagaaaaccaaaaaacacTCAGATGACAGCGAGTCAGAGTCAGACTCTGGTG ATGAGGACAtgaaaaagaagaagaagaggaagaagagcaaAAA GTCAAAGAAGTCCAAGAAGAAGAAGGCGAAGAAGAACCGCAAGCAGTCAGTGAGCGATTCCAGCAGCGAAGGGTCTGAAGAGGAGGACGCCAATGGGGATCAGTGGGTGGAAAGGACCTGCATTGATGAACACATGGTGGGCCCCGAGGCCCCACTCACCCACCTGTCCCAGGATGACAAGCCCCTCGA TTTTGGTCATGCACTGTTACCAGGTGAGGGCGCTGCCATGGCAGAATATGTGAAAGCAGGCAAGCGTATCCCAAGAAGAGGTGAAATCGGGTTGACCAGTGACGAAATcgcaacatttgaaatgtctggCTTTGTCATGAGCGGTAGCAG ACATCGTCGTATGGAGGCTGTGCGTCTGAGAAAGGAAAACCAGATCTATAGTgcagatgaaaagagagctcTGGCATCCTTCAATcaagaggaaaggagaaagagagagagcaaaattCTCTCCAGCTTTAGAGAAATGGTGTACAGGAAGACTAAAGGCAAAGAAGAGAAATGA